The window TCCATTATATGTTTCATATGGGACAACATGCCGATGATACGTCCGTATTCCATCCGCGTTGGACCAAGAATAGCAAGAGTTCCGATAGGCTGATCTTGATTCGTAAAATCAGCTTGTACCACACTCATTGAATGTAGCGCTTCAGTTTCATTCTCAATACCAATCTTGACCTTAACAGGTGTTGGAGAATCATCTTTTAATAACTGTCCTAATTGATTTTGTTCTTCCACTAAGGAAAGCAAGGGTTGTACCTTCTCAACAGACTTAAACTCTGGTTGATTTAACAACTCTGTGGTACCTACCGAATAGAACAACTTACGTTTATTAATAGCTCGTAATAATGTCTCCGAAAGGATTAATAAAATTCCCTGCGGTCCTTCCATATGGACCAATATAGATCCTAAAGCCTCAGCCGTTACATGACCAATACTTACATTCTGTAGTGCATTGCTAAATTGTATGGCTAGACTTTGTAAAAGCTCTGGTGAAACACTTTCACCAAAGTACATCAACTCATTATCGAGTGCTCCTGTTTCAGTAATAACTACCATAATGGCTTGATGACTATCTAGCGGTAATACATGAATGTATTTGATTAATGCTCTATCATGGGCTGGTGCTAAGAATAAACTCATGCTATGACTTACCTGTGAAAGTAGTTTAGCCATATTTAGAAAGAGTTCACTCGTTGATCCATTGGAACGCTTCCATAACATTTCAATTTTTTCAGCATCCTGTAATGGAACAGGTTGTCGACTCAGCATAGAATCAACATATAAGCGATAGCCCTTAGCTGAAGGAATACGTCCAGCCGATGTATGAGGTTGCTCTAAATAGCCTAATTCCTCTAAATCGGACATTTCGTTCCGCACCGTAGCAGGACTGATGCCAAGATCATAATTTTTAGCAATTGTTCGAGATCCTACAGGTTCTGCGGACTTAACATAGTCTTCAATTATGACTCGCAAGATGCGCTGTTTTCTTTCATCCATAATGACACCTCTTGTTAGCACTCATTAACTTTGAGTGCTAATCGCATGTATAATATTACCATATTAAAAAAAATTGTCAAGCTAAAAAATGCCAAAAAAGTCAAATAATATCAATTTAGTCAAAAAGACAAATCAATATTTTTGATTAATTAGTCAAAAAATCAAAGTGCAACAATAAGAAAACACTTATACTATCTACATTTATGACATATCCCAAAATTTAAAGATTAGAATATGTAGTTCTAATAAAATTTCTATTATTAAAACCTGAAATAGTATAAGTGTTTATATATAATAATTTAGTTGTCAATAAACTCTTAGTTAAAATACTTTTTTGGCCCAAGAATTTACGGACTATAAACTATAAATCAATTAGAACTAAAATGTACTAATTGATTTATAGTTCTACCCCTTCTAATGGATTGCCAAGACGCTCTAACAGTTTCCCCATACGTTCACGAGGTTCACCATATTTAGCATACCAATCAATCAAAATATCTACAGCTTTTTTAGATTGCTCAATAGTTAGTTTTCTTGCTAAAATTTTTCCTGCTTCAGGTCTCATGCCTGTATTACCACCAACAGCCAACATAAAACCTTGAGATGTACCGATAAAGGCAATATCCTTTACCATTGCATCTGGGCAGTTACGTCCACATCCACTGATGCCGATTTTGCACTTGTGAGAGGTTTTTCGGCCGTAATGTTTTCTCTCTACATAATCAGCCAATTCTTTAGTTTCCATTTGTCCATTTTTACAATGGCCTTTACCTACACAAGCAATTAAGGAATTAACACCTCTATGAATAACAGTGGTCACGCCATCAGGCAATTCAGAAATAAACTGCTCCTTATCATCTTTTTCAATACCTGTAATTTGTATACCTGTTACAACATGACGGAAGGATCCACCATATTTTTCAGCAAGTTCTATGCATGCTTTCATTTGATCTAAAGTAAATTCATTATGTAAACCGTGTAATATTACAGATGTCTTCATCGCTCCTCCTCAAATCTAGCATGCTTATTCACCATCATCCTATTTATACTAACATATTAGATTTTGAGAAACTGTGAGAAATTACTCACGAATAAATTGACTAAATACATAGTTCCCATGCTTGGCACCTTCAGCGGTTAAATGATAACTTCCATTTTGATACTCTAATAGACCTTTACTAACTAAATCATCTAAAGCAGTACCAAATAAATCATGGACAGATACGCCAAATTTATCTTCGAATTTTTGCTCATCAAGGCCCCATTTAGTGCGAAGGGCTAAAAAGGAAAAATCCTCTTGAGCTCGCTCTAAAGTAATCGTCTCCGTATCAATAGTAGGCATAATATATCTGTCAACAGATTGTATATAGGGCATTACATTACGATTATTACTACGGCGTACTCCGTCATAGAAGGAATGAGCACCAGCACCAAAGCCTAAATAATCTATATAGTGCCAATATTTTAAATTATGACGACTATAGGAATTAGCCTTGGCGAAATTTGAAATCTCATATCGTTCAAAACCCAATTCTTTTAAACCAGCCATCATTGTATCATACATTGATTCATCTATACTTTCACTAGGAATGAAAATAAGATTTTTCTGAACTAAATGATATAAATAGGTCCCCACTTCTACTTGTAATCCATAAGTAGAAATATGATTAATAGGCAACTCTTCTACGACTGCTAAATTACGTTTAATATCGTCTAAGGATTGTCTTGGTAATCCATAAATCAAATCAATATTAATATCAGCAAAGCCCGCCTCTTTAGCATCATAAACGGCTTGTTTTGCCTGTTCCCCGTTGTGACTGCGATGAAGCATGGTAAGTGCCTTATCGTCAAATGTTTGAACACCAAAGCTAATACGATTAAAACCAAATTTAACTAATTTCGTTAAATAATGTAAATTTACTTCCCCAGGATTCGATTCAATAGTCATATGACAATCGTCAGTAATTGTAAAAGTGTTTTTGATTTTATCAAGAATCATCTGTAGATGTTGAATCGATAATTCTGTAGGCGTACCTCCACCAAAATAAATTGTATCAATAGCTTTAGATGTTGACTCTGGATGTTCAGAGACCCATAAATCGATTTCTTGAACTAAAGCATATACATAGGTTTCGTAATAATCTTGTAAATTTTGGTAAGCAGGAAAATCACAATACATACATTTCTGTTTACAAAAAGGGATATGGACATATAGCCCCATATCCCTCAGTGTAGACAGATTCAGAATATCAGAATCTGTTTTCATTTTATTAGTCCTCAACCTTGAGAATAGCCATGAATGCTTCTTGTGGAATCTCTACGGAACCGACAGACTTCATACGTTTCTTACCGGCTTTTTGTTTTTCAAGTAATTTACGCTTACGAGAGATATCGCCACCGTAACATTTTGCCAAAACATCCTTACGCCAAGCTTTTACAGTTTCACGAGCCACAATTTTTGTACCTACCGCCGCTTGAATAGGAATTTCAAACATTTGACGAGGAATCAATTCTTTCAATTTCTCAGCTAATGCACGACCACGTGCAGCTGCACGGTCTTTGTGTACAATAATGGACAATGCATCCACAGGATCTCCATTTAAGAGAATATCCATCTTAACCATTGGAGATTGTTTATATCCAATCAATTCGTAGTCAAGGGATGCATAACCTTTTGTAGCGGATTTTAATTTATCAAAGTAATCATAAATGATTTCACTCAATGGCAAGTGATAAACGACAGATACTCGTGTTTCATCCAAATATTCCATAGATTGATATTCACCGCGTTTATCTTGGGACAACTCCATAATAGTACCAACAAAATCTTTAGGTACAATTGTTGTAGCCTTTACATAAGGCTCTTCAATGTAATCAATTTCCGTTGGAGGTGGTAATTTAGCAGGATTATCGACTTCGAGCATTTCCCCATTTGTTTTGTACACTTTGTAATTTACAGATGGAGCCGTCGTAATAAGTGTCAAATTATATTCACGTTCTAAACGTTCTTGAATTACGTCCATATGCAAAAGGCCGAGAAACCCACAACGGAAACCAAAGCCCAATGCCAATGATGTTTCTGCTTCATATTCTAAGGCAGCATCATTAAGCTGTAACTTTTCTAATGCATCTCGAAGGTTTTCATAGTCTTTAGACTCTGTTGGGTAAAGGCCACAGTACACCATAGATACAGCCTTACGATAACCAGGCAATGGCTCAGTTGCAGGATTATTAGCTAATGTTACAGTATCGCCTACATGGCAATCTTTTACATTTTTGATGCTAGCTGCAATACAACCTACTGAGCCACATTGTAATTCTTGCACAGGTACAAGATTGGGAGTAAAAATACCGAGTTCTGTAACATCAAAGTCCTTTTTATCATGCATCATGCGAATTGTATCTTTTGCTTTTATAGACCCTTCTTTTACGCGGACATAAGCAATAGCACCTTTATACGCGTCAAAACGGCTATCAAAAATCAAAGCTCTTGTTGGCTCATCAGATTTATCTGGTGGTGCAGGAACTTTATTTACAATAGCTTCTAAAATATCAGGAATACCGATACCTGATTTGGCAGAGCATAATACAGCATCAGATGCGTCTAAACCAATAATATCTTCAATTTCTTGTTTAACGCGATCAGGATCTGCTGACGGCAAATCAATCTTGTTAATAACAGGAATGATTTCAAGATCATGTTCTAAAGCGAGATATACATTTGCCAACGTTTGTGCTTCCACACCTTGTGCAGCATCGACTACGAGTAATGCCCCTTCACAGGCTGCAAGAGAACGAGATACTTCATAGCTGAAATCGACGTGGCCTGGAGTATCGATGAGATTCAAAATATATTCTTTACCGTCTTGAGCTTTATACAAAATGCGAACAGATTGTGCTTTAATAGTAATGCCTCGTTCACGTTCAAGGTCCATGGAGTCCAAAACTTGAGCCTCCATTTCACGTTTTTGTAATGTACCAGTATATTCAATTAATCTATCGGCAATGGTTGATTTACCATGGTCAATATGGGCTATAATACAGAAGTTTCGAATCTTTTTCGTTGACATACTATGTAAACAAGTTCAAAGAACTTGCATTCTCCTTTCTAACATACGCGATCGATAACAGCACCTCCCAATAATTGAGTGCCATTATAAAAGGCTACAGACTGACCTGGGGTAATAGCCCGTTGTGGTTCTTCAAAAATAACCTCTATTGTATCGTCATCTAAAATACGTGCTGTGCAAGAAGAAGGATTAGCTGCATA of the Veillonella parvula genome contains:
- the hrcA gene encoding heat-inducible transcriptional repressor HrcA; amino-acid sequence: MDERKQRILRVIIEDYVKSAEPVGSRTIAKNYDLGISPATVRNEMSDLEELGYLEQPHTSAGRIPSAKGYRLYVDSMLSRQPVPLQDAEKIEMLWKRSNGSTSELFLNMAKLLSQVSHSMSLFLAPAHDRALIKYIHVLPLDSHQAIMVVITETGALDNELMYFGESVSPELLQSLAIQFSNALQNVSIGHVTAEALGSILVHMEGPQGILLILSETLLRAINKRKLFYSVGTTELLNQPEFKSVEKVQPLLSLVEEQNQLGQLLKDDSPTPVKVKIGIENETEALHSMSVVQADFTNQDQPIGTLAILGPTRMEYGRIIGMLSHMKHIMETMVKEQNRKGK
- the hemW gene encoding radical SAM family heme chaperone HemW yields the protein MKTDSDILNLSTLRDMGLYVHIPFCKQKCMYCDFPAYQNLQDYYETYVYALVQEIDLWVSEHPESTSKAIDTIYFGGGTPTELSIQHLQMILDKIKNTFTITDDCHMTIESNPGEVNLHYLTKLVKFGFNRISFGVQTFDDKALTMLHRSHNGEQAKQAVYDAKEAGFADINIDLIYGLPRQSLDDIKRNLAVVEELPINHISTYGLQVEVGTYLYHLVQKNLIFIPSESIDESMYDTMMAGLKELGFERYEISNFAKANSYSRHNLKYWHYIDYLGFGAGAHSFYDGVRRSNNRNVMPYIQSVDRYIMPTIDTETITLERAQEDFSFLALRTKWGLDEQKFEDKFGVSVHDLFGTALDDLVSKGLLEYQNGSYHLTAEGAKHGNYVFSQFIRE
- a CDS encoding nitrite and sulphite reductase 4Fe-4S region; the encoded protein is MKTSVILHGLHNEFTLDQMKACIELAEKYGGSFRHVVTGIQITGIEKDDKEQFISELPDGVTTVIHRGVNSLIACVGKGHCKNGQMETKELADYVERKHYGRKTSHKCKIGISGCGRNCPDAMVKDIAFIGTSQGFMLAVGGNTGMRPEAGKILARKLTIEQSKKAVDILIDWYAKYGEPRERMGKLLERLGNPLEGVEL
- the lepA gene encoding translation elongation factor 4 gives rise to the protein MSTKKIRNFCIIAHIDHGKSTIADRLIEYTGTLQKREMEAQVLDSMDLERERGITIKAQSVRILYKAQDGKEYILNLIDTPGHVDFSYEVSRSLAACEGALLVVDAAQGVEAQTLANVYLALEHDLEIIPVINKIDLPSADPDRVKQEIEDIIGLDASDAVLCSAKSGIGIPDILEAIVNKVPAPPDKSDEPTRALIFDSRFDAYKGAIAYVRVKEGSIKAKDTIRMMHDKKDFDVTELGIFTPNLVPVQELQCGSVGCIAASIKNVKDCHVGDTVTLANNPATEPLPGYRKAVSMVYCGLYPTESKDYENLRDALEKLQLNDAALEYEAETSLALGFGFRCGFLGLLHMDVIQERLEREYNLTLITTAPSVNYKVYKTNGEMLEVDNPAKLPPPTEIDYIEEPYVKATTIVPKDFVGTIMELSQDKRGEYQSMEYLDETRVSVVYHLPLSEIIYDYFDKLKSATKGYASLDYELIGYKQSPMVKMDILLNGDPVDALSIIVHKDRAAARGRALAEKLKELIPRQMFEIPIQAAVGTKIVARETVKAWRKDVLAKCYGGDISRKRKLLEKQKAGKKRMKSVGSVEIPQEAFMAILKVED